Part of the Pseudomonas sp. Leaf58 genome is shown below.
CCGGCCCTACCCCGTCCCCGACCAGGGCCTGGCGCTGGCCGTGACGCACCAGGCTGTAGCGGCTCTGGCGGGTCTGTTCTTCGGCGAACAACTCTTCGACATTGACATTCAGTGCCCGCGCCAGCTTCAGCGCGGCGGCGATCGAGGGGGTGTTCAGGCCGCGCTCGACCTTGGACAGGTAGCTTTTGGTCATGCCGGTCTTGTCGGCCAGCAGCTCCAAGGTCATCCCCAGTTTCTTTCGCAGCAGTTTCAATCGGATAGACATGTGACGCGGGTTCCAGGCTGAGGCAGCCTGGCCATCATACGTGGACTGACAGGGAAATGCTGGGGCTGCTGCGCGCAGCCCCCGACTTTACGGCATCACCGGCGGCAGGTACTGCAACGTCGTACCCAATGCCCACAGCAACACCAGCACCAGCGGCACATGCACCAGCAACTGCACGAATGAGAAGCCAATCAGGTCGCGCGCCTTGAGCCCCAGTACACCCAGTAGCGGCAGCATGTAGAACGGGTTAATCAGGTTCGGCAAAGCTTCGGCGGCGTTGTAGATTTGCACTGCCCAACCCAAGTGGTACTGCAAATCGTTGGCCACCAGCATCACGTAAGGTGCCTCGATGATCCACTTGCCACCCCCCGAAGGGATGAAGAAGCCCAGCACTGCCGAATACACCCCCATCAGCAAGGCATAGGTGTCATGGGTAGCGATCTGGGTGAAGAACAACGAAATGTGATGGGCCAGGGTTTGCTCGTCGACACCCTTCACCTGGGTGAGGATGGCGGCGATCGAACCATACAGCGGGAACTGGATCAGCACCCCCGTGGTAGTCGGAACCGCCCGGGTCACCGCGTCGAGGAAGCTGCGCGGGCGCCAGTGCAGCAAGGCACCGAGCATGATGAACAGCAGGTTGTAGGTGTTCAGCCCAGAAATGGCAGTAATTGCCGGCTTGGTGGCGAACTCCTGGTATAGCCAGCCGGCGGCCAGCGCCACCAGCAGCAGGATCAGGATAGGGCTGTATTCCAACCACTCACCTGGGCGGGTGCGCTGGGGTGCCGGCGGTGCGGTAAAGCTGGGGTCGACGCCACAGTCCTGGGCGCTGCGCGCGCTGTTCGGGCCTGGGGCTGTGGCATAGGCGACCACCAGCGAGACCACCACCAACGCCGCCAGCAGCACGCCGGACTGCCAGAGGAAGATGGTTTCGGTGAACGGGATTACCCCGGTGATCGACAGGATCGACGGTGGCAGGCTGGCCGGGTTGGCCTGCAACTGCGCTGCCGACGAAGACAAGCCCAGCGCCCATACGGCGCCCAAGCCCAGGTAGGCGGCAGCACCGGCGGCGCGGTAATCCATCTTCAGCTCGGTGCGCCGCGCCAGGGCCCGCACCAGCAAACCACCAAACACCAGCGACAGGCCCCAATTGAGCAACGACGCCAGCATTGAAATCAGCGCCACCCAACACACGGCCGAACGGCCGTTCTTCGGAATGCGCGCCAGGCGGTCGATCAGCCGGGCGGCGGGCGGCGAACTGGCCACCACATAGCCGCCGATAACCACGAAGGCCATCTGCATGGTGAATGGGATCAGGCTCCAGAAACCATCGCCAAAGGCCTTGGCGGTGTCGGTCGGCTTGGCGCCCGTGACCAAGGCGCCGATGCTCACCAGCATCACCGCCAGGGCAGCGAATACCCAGGAGTCTGGGAACCAGCGTTCGGCCCAGTTGGAACAGCGCAAGGCAAAGCGGGCGGAGCGGCTGTCTTGGATTTCAGCGGCCACGGTTCAATTCCTTTTATTGGTTTTATGAGGCGAAACAGTATTGCCGGATAACGCAAACAACTGTGGGAGCGGGCTTGCCTGCGAATGCTGTGGTGAATTCACGACGCATTCGCGGGCACGCCCGCTCCCACAGGTAGGATCACGTATTGCTTTAGAAGGTCATTTCCTTCACGTCATCCGGCACGATCAGCTTGCCGGCGGTTTTCTGGATGATTTCTTCAACGCTCACCCCGGGCGCGGTCTCGCGCAGGATGAAGGCGCCGTCTTCGATTTCCAGGTAGGCCAGGTCGGTCAGCACCTTGCGGATGCAGCCGGCACCGGTCAGCGGCAGGCTGCAGTGCGCCAGCAATTTGGACTCGCCGTCCTTGGAAGCATGGGTCATGGTGACGATGATGTTCTCAGCACCGGCCACCAGGTCCATGGCGCCGCCCATGCCCTTCACCAGCTTGCCCGGGATCATCCACGAGGCAATGTTGCCTTGCACGTCCACTTCGAAAGCGCCCAGTACGGTTAGGTCGACGTGGCCGCCACGGATCATGGCGAACGATTGCGCCGAGTCGAAGATCGAGGCGCCACGGCGGGCGGTGACAGTCTGCTTGCCGGCATTGATCATGTCGGCATCCAGGGTGCTTTCGGTGGGGAATTCGCCCATACCAAGCAGGCCGTTTTCCGATTGCAGCATTACATCCATGTCGGCAGGTACGTAGTTGGCCACCAAGGTCGGAATACCGATGCCCAGGTTGACGTAGTAGCCGTCTTTCAGTTCACGGGCAACACGTTGCGCCATCTGTTCGCGGGTCAGTGCCATGGTCAGGATCTCTTTGTTGTTCTGGTGGATGGCGCTCAGGCCTTGACGGTGCGCTTTTCGATACGCTTTTCGAAGGTGCCGACGATGACGCGGTCCACGTAAATACCCGGGGTGTGGATTTCGCTGGGCAGCAGCACGCCGGGCTCGACGATCTCTTCCACTTCGACCACGGTGATCTTGCCGGCGGTGGCTGCCAGCGGGTTGAAGTTTTGCGCGGTGTTGCGGTACACCACGTTGCCGTAGTGGTCGGCTTTCCAGCCCTTGACGATGGCGAAGTCACCGGTGATGGATTGTTCGAGGATGTACTTGCGGCCGTTGAACTCGCGCACTTCCTTGCCGTCGGCAACCGGGGTGCCGTAGCCGGTGGCGGTGTAGAAGGCCGGGATGCCGGCGCCGCCAGCGCGCATCTTCTCGGCGAGGGTGCCCTGCGGGGTCAGTTCCACATCCAGTTCACCGCTCAGCAGCTGGCGTTCAAACTCAGCGTTCTCGCCCACGTAGGACGCGACCATCTTGCGAATTTGCCGGTCCTCCAGCAGCACGCCGAGGCCAAAGCCATCGACGCCGCAGTTGTTGGAAACCACGGTCAAACCCTTGACGCCACGGCGCTTGATTTCACTGATGAGGTTTTCTGGGATGCCGCACAGGCCGAAACCGCCCGCCAGTACCGTCATGTTGTCGGTCAGGCCTTCGAGGGCCTGTTCATAGGTTGCAACGCGCTTGTCCAGTCCGGCCATGCTGATCCGCCTTTTGTAGTTGTTGAACCGACGAGGCTGTCGGTGAGCGTGTGGGGACATCTTCACCGCAAGCGACTGATTTGTTAATTTTGTTTTAATCATCGATTGATAACTTTTGCAAAACAACCAGTAGGCCCGTCATGAACGTCAAGCAACTGCGCGCCTTTGTCGCCGTGGCCAAGTACCAAAGCTTCGCCCAAGCCGGTGAGCACCTGCATGTCTCGCAACCGGCGCTGAGCCTGACCATCAAGGCCCTGGAAGAAAACCTTGGCGGCGCCCTGCTCAGCCGCACCACGCGTAGCGTCAGCCTGACCGCCGAAGGCGAGGTGCTGCTGCCACTGGCACGGCGCCTGCTGGCCGACTGGGACGACACCGAAGAGATGCTACGCCAGCGTTTCACCCTGCAGCTGGGCCGGGTTTCGGTGGCGGCCATGCCCGCCTTCGCCGGCAACTTGCTGCCCCGCTCGCTCAAGGTGTTTCGCCAGTGCTACCCAAAGGTCAACGTCACCGTGCATGACGTGATCAACGAACAGGTACAGGAACTGGTGCGCCATCGCCGCGTCGAACTGGGCATCGGCTTCGAGCCGGACAACATCGACGGCCTGAACTTCCACCCGTTGTACATGGACCGCTTCGTTGCGGTGGTGCCCGCCGATTCGCCATTGGCGCTGCTGCCCCAAGTCAGTTGGGCGCAGCTGATGGCCGAAGACTTCGTGGCCCTGCAACGTCCATCGGCGGTGCGCTTGCTGATGGAGCAGAACGTAGCCGCCCATCATGGCAAGCTGACGGTAGCCTTCGAGAGCCACCAGTTGGCAACCATCGGCCGTATGGTTGCCAGCGGCCTGGGGGTCAGTGCCGTGCCGGCGCTGTGCATCAACCAGATGCAAGAACTTGGCGCCCGCTGCGTGACCCTGGTCGAACCCACGGTCGAGCGCCGCATCGGCGTGATTGCCCTCAGTGAACACAAGCTTTCTACTGCAGCGCAGGCGCTGCTTGAGGTTGTGCTTTCCACTACCCAGATCCCGGAGGTGACATGCGTTACGTGAAACTGGCAGGTTCGAGCGTTCCGGCCATCGGCCAAGGCACCTGGTACATGGGTGAAGATCCAGGCTTGCGCGCCGCCGAGGTAGCAGCGCTGCAACAGGGCATCGAACTTGGCCTGAGCTTGATCGATAGCGCCGAGATGTATGCTGAAGGCGGCGCCGAGGAAGTCGTTGGCCAAGCCATTGCCGGGCGCCGTGACCAGGTGTTTCTGGTCAGCAAGGTCTACCCGCACAATGCCAGCCGACGCGGCATGGCGGCCGCCTGCGAGCGCAGCCTCACACGCCTGGGCACCGACTGCATCGACCTGTACCTGCTGCACTGGCGTGGCCAGCACCCGCTGGACGAAACCGTCGAAGCCTTCGAGCGCCTGCGCGAGCAAGGCAAGATCAAACGTTGGGGCGTTTCCAATTTCGACGTCGACGACCTGCGCGAACTGCACAACCCCGATTGCGCCACCAACCAGGTGTTGTACAACCCGGCCCAGCGTGGCATCGAGTTCGACCTGTTGCCCTGGTGCGAAAAGCGCGCCTTGCCGACCATGGCCTACTGCCCGCTGGCCCAGGCCGGGCGCCTGTTGCAGCACCCTGTGCTGGCGGAAATCGCTGAGCGCCATGGCGCCACACCAGCCCAGGTCAGCCTGGCCTGGGTGACCCGCGATGACGGCGTGATTGCCATTCCCAAGGCCGTGGCGCCCGAGCATGTGCGGCTGAATGCGGCCGCGGGTTCGCTGACCTTGACCAGCGAAGACCTGTGGGCGATCGACCGAGCGTTCCCAGCACCGACGCGCAAGCAGCGGTTGGCGATGGTCTAGCTACTGACACGAAACCGCTTTTGTGGGAGCGGGCGTGCCCGCGAACACCGGCAACGCCGGTGCCATACACTGCGGGGCCTTCTTCGCGGGCGCGCCCGCCCCCACAGGTGCCTGGGCAATGCCGCAACTGGGCTCAGTGAAAATCCCGGCTGCGCACATCCAGCCCCTGCAACAGCGGGCTCATATCCTCCAGCCGCCGCGCTATCAGGTGGCGCACACCATTCTCCTGCTCCAGCCGCCCACTGACCTTGAGCAACTGCGCGCCCACCAGGGCCCGTCGCTGCCGCTCGGCCAGGTCCCGCCACACCACCACATTAACCATGCCATGCTCGTCCTCCAGGGTGACGAAGGTCACGCCGCTGGCGGTCTGTGGCCGCTGGCGGCCTACCACCAGCCCGGCCACGGCAATAGTGTCGCCATGCTCGACACCTTGCAGCTCGCATGAACTGCGACAGCCCAGTGCCCTCAGCCGTGCGCGCAACAAGGCCAGCGGATGCGGGCCAAGCGTGGTGCCAAGGGTTTGGTAATCCGCCATCAGGTCCTCGCCCACAGTGGGCACCGGCAGTTCAACGGCGCTTTCTGGCAAGGCGTGTACGTCGGCGAACAAGGGCAGTTGCGGCTGCACTGCCGCCACCTGCCAGCGCGCCTGGTGGCGATCGCGGGCCAAGGCGCGCAACGCACCGGCATCCGCCAAGCGGGCACGGGCACGCGCGTCGAGCCCGGCGCGCAGGCACAGGTCTTCGACATCGCGCCATGGCCGCTGCGCCCTGGCCTGAGCCAGGCGCCTGGCATCGGCCTCGGCCAGCCCGCGCACCAGGCGCAAGCCCATGCGGATAGCCAGTGCGCCTTCTGCCTCAGGCTCAAGCGTGCAATCCCACTCGCTGTGGCAAACATCCACCGGGCGCACCTCGATACCCTGGCGCCGGGCCTCTTGCAGTAACTGGTCGGGGCTGTAGAAGCCCATGGGCCAGCTGTTGACCAGCGCGCAGGTGAAAATCGCCGGCTCATGGCACTTGAGCCAGCTGCTGGCATAACACAGCAAGGCAAAGCTGGCCGCGTGCGATTCCGGGAAGCCATAGCTGCCAAAGCCCTTGATCTGCTCGAAAATGCGTTCGGCAAACGCCAGCTCGTAACCATTGCGCAACATACCCTGCACCAGCCGCTGGCGGTGCGGCTCCAGGCCGCCGTGGCGCTTCCAGGCGGCCATGCTGCGGCGCAACTGGTCAGCCTCGCCCGGGCTGTAGTCGGCCGCGACGATGGCCAGTTCCATCACTTGCTCCTGGAACAGCGGCACGCCCAGGGTACGTTCGAACACTTCCTTCAGTTGCGGCGACGGGTACGTCACCGGCTCTTGCTTCAGACGCCGACGCAAGTAAGGGTGCACCATGTCGCCCTGGATTGGCCCGGGGCGGACGATGGCGACCTCGATGACCAGGTCGTAGAACTTTTCCGGGCGCAGCCGAGGCAGCATGGCCATTTGCGCGCGCGACTCGATCTGGAACACGCCCATGGTCTCGGCGCGGCTGATCATCGCGTAGGTGGCCGGGTCTTCGCCGGGGATGGTGGCCAACGTCAGGTGCCGGCCGCGGTGGCGTTGCAGCAGGTCGAAGCAACGGCGCAAGGCACTGAGCATGCCCAGCGCCAGCACGTCGACCTTGAGTAGGCCAAGCATGTCCAGGTCGTCCTTGTCCCACTGGATCACCGTGCGTTTCGGCATCGCGGCATTCTCCACCGGCACCAACTCGTCCAGGGGTTGCTGCGAGATAACGAAACCGCCTGGGTGCTGTGACAGGTGCCGGGGGAAGCCGATCAGCTCACCGGCCAGCACCAGCACCCGCCGCAGCGAAGGGCTACCGGCCTCGAAACCGGCCTCGGCCAGGCGCGAGTCATCAGGTAGGCGGTCGCTCCAGCGGCCACAGCATTTGGCCAAGGCGTCCACCTGGTCGGTCGGCAACCCCAGCACCCGTGCCACATCCCGCACCGCGCCGGCGGCATGGTAGGTGTTGACCACCGCAGTCAGCGCCGCCCGGTGGCGGCCATAGCGACGAAACACATACTGGATCACTTCTTCGCGGCGGTCGTGCTCGAAGTCCACGTCAATATCCGGCGGTTCGTTACGCTCGCGTGACAGGAAGCGCTCGAACAGCAAGCGGTGGGTCATGGGATCGAGTTCGGTGATACCCAGCACGAAACACACCACCGAGTTGGCGGCCGAACCCCGCCCCTGGCAAAGAATGCCCTGGCTACGGGCGAAGGTGACGATGTCGTGCACCGTCAGGAAGTAGCTTTCGTAGCCCAGGTCCTCGATCAGCGCCAACTCCTTGGCCAGCACCTCCCGCACCTTGCCACTGGGCCCGGCCGGCCAGCGCAACGGCAAACCCTGCTCGCACAATGCC
Proteins encoded:
- a CDS encoding short-chain fatty acid transporter: MAAEIQDSRSARFALRCSNWAERWFPDSWVFAALAVMLVSIGALVTGAKPTDTAKAFGDGFWSLIPFTMQMAFVVIGGYVVASSPPAARLIDRLARIPKNGRSAVCWVALISMLASLLNWGLSLVFGGLLVRALARRTELKMDYRAAGAAAYLGLGAVWALGLSSSAAQLQANPASLPPSILSITGVIPFTETIFLWQSGVLLAALVVVSLVVAYATAPGPNSARSAQDCGVDPSFTAPPAPQRTRPGEWLEYSPILILLLVALAAGWLYQEFATKPAITAISGLNTYNLLFIMLGALLHWRPRSFLDAVTRAVPTTTGVLIQFPLYGSIAAILTQVKGVDEQTLAHHISLFFTQIATHDTYALLMGVYSAVLGFFIPSGGGKWIIEAPYVMLVANDLQYHLGWAVQIYNAAEALPNLINPFYMLPLLGVLGLKARDLIGFSFVQLLVHVPLVLVLLWALGTTLQYLPPVMP
- a CDS encoding CoA transferase subunit B, giving the protein MALTREQMAQRVARELKDGYYVNLGIGIPTLVANYVPADMDVMLQSENGLLGMGEFPTESTLDADMINAGKQTVTARRGASIFDSAQSFAMIRGGHVDLTVLGAFEVDVQGNIASWMIPGKLVKGMGGAMDLVAGAENIIVTMTHASKDGESKLLAHCSLPLTGAGCIRKVLTDLAYLEIEDGAFILRETAPGVSVEEIIQKTAGKLIVPDDVKEMTF
- a CDS encoding CoA transferase subunit A — its product is MAGLDKRVATYEQALEGLTDNMTVLAGGFGLCGIPENLISEIKRRGVKGLTVVSNNCGVDGFGLGVLLEDRQIRKMVASYVGENAEFERQLLSGELDVELTPQGTLAEKMRAGGAGIPAFYTATGYGTPVADGKEVREFNGRKYILEQSITGDFAIVKGWKADHYGNVVYRNTAQNFNPLAATAGKITVVEVEEIVEPGVLLPSEIHTPGIYVDRVIVGTFEKRIEKRTVKA
- a CDS encoding LysR family transcriptional regulator, with amino-acid sequence MNVKQLRAFVAVAKYQSFAQAGEHLHVSQPALSLTIKALEENLGGALLSRTTRSVSLTAEGEVLLPLARRLLADWDDTEEMLRQRFTLQLGRVSVAAMPAFAGNLLPRSLKVFRQCYPKVNVTVHDVINEQVQELVRHRRVELGIGFEPDNIDGLNFHPLYMDRFVAVVPADSPLALLPQVSWAQLMAEDFVALQRPSAVRLLMEQNVAAHHGKLTVAFESHQLATIGRMVASGLGVSAVPALCINQMQELGARCVTLVEPTVERRIGVIALSEHKLSTAAQALLEVVLSTTQIPEVTCVT
- a CDS encoding aldo/keto reductase; this encodes MRYVKLAGSSVPAIGQGTWYMGEDPGLRAAEVAALQQGIELGLSLIDSAEMYAEGGAEEVVGQAIAGRRDQVFLVSKVYPHNASRRGMAAACERSLTRLGTDCIDLYLLHWRGQHPLDETVEAFERLREQGKIKRWGVSNFDVDDLRELHNPDCATNQVLYNPAQRGIEFDLLPWCEKRALPTMAYCPLAQAGRLLQHPVLAEIAERHGATPAQVSLAWVTRDDGVIAIPKAVAPEHVRLNAAAGSLTLTSEDLWAIDRAFPAPTRKQRLAMV
- a CDS encoding error-prone DNA polymerase — translated: MNTSGYAELHCLSNFSFQRGASSADELLRRAREQGYQALAITDECTLAGIVRAWQAAKEHQLRLIVGSEVQLQDGPKLVLLVQDLSGYQNLCALITRARRRAQKGQYQLFRDDLQQHHQGLLALWVADDSADAAPGQWLHSVFGDRLWLAVHLHRGSDDALRLERLRGLAATVGIRAVACGDVHMHVRGRRALQDCMTAIRQHCQVAEAGRFLFANGERHLRSQAQLGELYPADLLAETLVIAARCQFELSELNYQYPRELVPQGHTPASWLRALCEQGLPLRWPAGPSGKVREVLAKELALIEDLGYESYFLTVHDIVTFARSQGILCQGRGSAANSVVCFVLGITELDPMTHRLLFERFLSRERNEPPDIDVDFEHDRREEVIQYVFRRYGRHRAALTAVVNTYHAAGAVRDVARVLGLPTDQVDALAKCCGRWSDRLPDDSRLAEAGFEAGSPSLRRVLVLAGELIGFPRHLSQHPGGFVISQQPLDELVPVENAAMPKRTVIQWDKDDLDMLGLLKVDVLALGMLSALRRCFDLLQRHRGRHLTLATIPGEDPATYAMISRAETMGVFQIESRAQMAMLPRLRPEKFYDLVIEVAIVRPGPIQGDMVHPYLRRRLKQEPVTYPSPQLKEVFERTLGVPLFQEQVMELAIVAADYSPGEADQLRRSMAAWKRHGGLEPHRQRLVQGMLRNGYELAFAERIFEQIKGFGSYGFPESHAASFALLCYASSWLKCHEPAIFTCALVNSWPMGFYSPDQLLQEARRQGIEVRPVDVCHSEWDCTLEPEAEGALAIRMGLRLVRGLAEADARRLAQARAQRPWRDVEDLCLRAGLDARARARLADAGALRALARDRHQARWQVAAVQPQLPLFADVHALPESAVELPVPTVGEDLMADYQTLGTTLGPHPLALLRARLRALGCRSSCELQGVEHGDTIAVAGLVVGRQRPQTASGVTFVTLEDEHGMVNVVVWRDLAERQRRALVGAQLLKVSGRLEQENGVRHLIARRLEDMSPLLQGLDVRSRDFH